The sequence gaagtgcttaatgaacactaagctgcgaagcggcaatgtcccagtgggggatgtattgccaatgaagaagaagaagaaattcttaaaattctaaGGTTCTAGCAGttttgttttaatgaaatcgaaTAGTTAGCATCATACTGAGCATTGAAAAAAGGTTTGATGGAAAATATAATCCGGGTTTGCAAAAATCTctttcaatagataacgaataacaataaaagagaggcaaaaacaaAGAGCCTACCAGTACACTGTTTATTTAAACGCATTTCGgaccaaaaagattttttggaaaatgagtGAAACGATACGATTTGGCATGAAAAACTCATCCGTGATGCTAATTTGCAAACGAGTTTGCTCGCATGGGAGGGATCGATGACTGAGATTTGTGATTGATTTTACCAACCCTGGTAAAGATTAAAGTTATAGTATGATAAAGCATGGTCTTTAAAACCGTCATAAATTCGATTGTTTTATTTAGAAAGTGAAAGATTGAGAAAATCAGTAAAtggaaaatgtttatttcagAATCACATCTTATCAAAAGTTATATTATCCGAATGACATATATTTTACCAAAAAACGTTGAATTATTTGTCGTGTTCTTCAGAATACTTAGTAAACTGTGTATgaaatacataaataaaaaaaaacaatgtttcaaGAGGCATAACGTAAGTTGATTGTTCATTGCTTGTATTGTAAAAATCTACTCAAGGCTGGTTGCTTTCTTTAGGACGACTTTGATGTCCATGggaggaaaattttgtaataatttCACGTTATTTGCAAAATCGTTCTCTAGTATTTGTTCACGAAGCaacctaaaaataaaaaatattagatttttgtTTGATGCCAGGGACTTTGTATACCTACATGATCATGGCACAACACACTTTCACCAGGAAATTGTATCGCTTCTCATCGGCAAGTACGGAATCCCAAATTCGTAAAACATCTGGCAGTGGAAATTCTTGAGATAAAAGTAGTGTCAACCACCGGAAACTGTAGTACTGCGGGTACAGCTCCTGATCTCGCAACCTACTCCATATTTCATAATCTTTCTCCTTTAGCATGTTTGAGAGTTTAGCCATCATGGCTTTGATGCCATCTTCTGactcgtcgagagttttgatgAAGAAGTCTCTGATTTCTCCCATTAGAGCGGTGAAACAAAAGAAACAATCAGCTTCCGCATGCTGGCGATAATCTAAATTAGGATCAGAAGCCATTACGTAGTAAATTGGTCCGATAATCTCGTTCATGCCCTGCACATAGCCCTGGCCAGGGTTTAGTTTAGCATACAGGAACAATATCCGTTCAACGACCTCCCAGTGCGCCTCATGGCCTTCATCCATTGCTTCGTAACTTTCAGTGGCCCTTTTGGTAATTAGGTTGATCTATTGAATATCAAATTTCTTATGTTACAAGATATCattcaatattaaaattacaAACATACTTGCTATAACATCCAATAAAACATGTTAATTGATTAGTTATGAGAGCGATTAGTAAACGGTAATTagcatacaaatcaaaaacaaaccTTCGTTACGCCCAATCCTTTTCTCTCAACATTTGCCGAACTGAGGGTTGTTGGGGCTACCCTGACATGCAGTTTTCGCTCTCGATTATGACTAACTACGGACTCACATGGGAATTCTGTAGCCTGGAAAAAGGAGAGGATTATACTTTTTGGGAAGCTCGCGGAAAACAAAATTATGCTTCGATTAGCAATAAAGTCTTAACGGGTGTCGGATCGAGTCATCGTTCAAGCGCGCCGACCGGACAAGAAGCATTTATGGTGATTATACAACATAGCTACAAATCGGCCATCTCGGAAGCCAcgtgttttgacgtaaactacttctaaggggaagactcggatgcagggtgtaaaatgaaaattttcaaattcgaggccgtcacgaaattaggcgaaatttcaaacactaatagctcctttatctttcgatggattttcgagatttcattatcaatcgaatcgtatctattgattatcaacgtaaaacattgaaaatttcaattctttacAAACCTAGTAAAATTTAAGAGTATcgtgaagaaatcggccttaAGTCAAACAACAGtctgagaaaggcatcatcaccagtGGGGAAAATATGGGTTTTTAAGTCAAAATTTTAAACtgtcatatccaaccattttcatattttgTGTTACGTAAATTTTAtgcgaaaccagtgacataggTAATAAAAGAATTGGTTCGTCATCGAATATGATTTGGATGTGTAGAACAGTCTCGAGACCCGCGTCATTTTGTTCTGCTGTGTGCGGtcgaaaaaataattaattggTGTCCGATCGGTGCAGAACAGTATTGAGACTCGCGTTATTTTTTCCGATTTGTGTagaaaaactacacattaccAGTGTTGagaaatgtacattaaaacactctgattatgcgaatatttacattttatccagtTAAATTTCATGCTCCAAACTCCGCTTTTCCCATcaaaaacggttatacgttgtgaaattattgtacaaaaacattaattgtggagagagagaaaaaagcatgtgctgactgtcgtctgcttagcgtggctgctgctgccgtgattttgtgtttatttttttgcatggaagaatgaatggtaaaaataaatgtcaaccattcccgttcctgcacattacacgcggcaaaacgaacctcgctacctccctaccccatatatccaacatcccttTGATTACTCGTGGAAGTACAGATTACTCGCCGGTTTCTAATAATGCGAGTATCATATTCCGTTAACATATTCCTACCCATttttaattgacctgcattcggatacggccggcgccggtattgcttatttttgggtcagcAGTTTTACACATTGAAGGTAATATTAGTCCCAAATATCATCGGGTAAATTGTCTTAGTTTCAAAGAAACACAGGATGCTTAGATTGCCGGAAAATTTCTAACAAACGCTGATTTTCATGGGTTTTTCAGCAAATGAtcaattatttaatattttaaagttattttcagaGTTCTTTGAGTATCTTCACTAAGCCGAAAGGTCACACTTTAGCTTTCTAACATGGTCCTAAAAGATGCATGGcctttctgaaagaattattGAGGCATTTCAAGAGATTTCAAGGAAAGGCAACTAAAATTTAAATGTGAAAGAACTTGTAATTATAAAACTCCAAAGACTTCTTTTGGTTTGCTAAGTTTCTAtggttttcaaaatgtattaaaGTTTTAGAGAGTCCCTAAGGCATCTCTAGACTTTTTATGTCAGGGTGAGCCTCGGTAAACATTATTTGTAATATCCAAATTGTCAATGGATGTGTTTAAATTGCTGTAGACCAGTTTACCAACAGTATTGGGTTGGGTTAACCATATTTTCTTGTGTgttttttctgaaaataaaaaaaaattgcccccctagaacttttcaatagttacgccaatgctttTCCTCAATATTAATGAAATTTGCGTTAATGCGTCTGACCGCTAATGTTTCAAGGTCTATGAGCCTGCATCGAGGTTCAAAGAGTCATTCCATGGTAGCTGCAGTAAGGCGTATCtgagaaaaaagtgttgaaCTCTTTCCAATTGGAAAGTTTGGAATGCATGTTAAGGCGCATATTCCAAAACCGCAAACACAACCGGTGTTGTGACGAATAAATCCTAGAACAAGAAAGCCTTTGCTGTTGTCATACTGATGTGTTCGTTAAACATAAGCTTGCTGTTTATAATTATACCTAGGTCCTGAAACGATTCAACGCGATCAAGAGAAGCTAAtttgataaaatattcaaattctaTCCTGGATTGACAACGGGAAAACGATATTACTTTGCACTTTTTTGCATTGAGCTTCATTCCATTTTTCGTGCACTATCCTTGAAGTTCATCAATATCGTTCTGGAGAGCTGCTGAGGGACGAGATGCGAGGATATTACGTTGTACAATTTTGAATCATCGGCGTTAGCAGGTGACATGACTTCAAACTGATGCACAAATCGTTCACAAACTAGATGAAAATCAGTGGTACCAGCACACTACCTTGTAATGCACCTTACAAGTTGCAGAAACTTGCTCCGTTAATTTTCGCAGACGCTGTTCTTCCCGATAAATAAGAATCTGGCCGTCCAGTTATTGAATCGGGGAGGCCACGGTACTTAAGCTTGTCAATCGTTAGATCGTCCGGAACCTTGTCAAACGCTTTCGAAAAATCGAAGTATATGGCATCAACTTGGTGACGATTTTCAATTTCCACCGAAAGGAAATTCACGTACATCATTAGGTTTGTTGTGGTCGATCGATGGTTGACAAAACCATGATGAGGTTCAGAGATGAACTGTCGAGACGCCGCATATAGAGATTTCTGTActaattcctccaaaattttaGCCAGGCTGCATGACATCGAAACTCCTCTGTAATTTTCTACTGCTTTATTGTTACCAGCCTTGAAATTTGGCTTGATTGAAGCTACTTCTATCTATCTTCCACTCTGCTCACATGTCAAGGTTTCCAATTAGACTGAGCCATTTAAGCATGAATCAGACCCATTAAGATTACGCTTATAATGATTTTGAGCAACTCATTATTTTTATCTTGATCATATAATTTCATCAAAACACTtagattaaatgaaattaaaaaaaatccaattagaTGTAtatgaatttcaaaggaatttattgctttccatcttcttcttcttcttattggcattacatacccaCTCTGGAacatagccgcctcgcagctaataAGCTAttaagtgttcattaaacacttccacagttattaactgcgaggtttctaagccacgttaccatttttgcatttgtatatcatgagactaacacgatgatacttttatgcccatggaagtcgagaccgcccagaccgacaccgggaatcgaacccagccaccctcagctcAGCTCTTTCCCATATCAATCGTAAATACAACTTTGCTGAACTTGAAAATTAATATTGATGTTTAGCAAAGGAGTGTACCTCTTTGTCTGAACATTAAATATTTGTCAAGCTCAATTTAACAGCATATTGATAATATATTAAtttaaatatctgaataaaatttgacatttcaGTAAGGAATGTGTGACACATGACTTCCTGGTTTGGAGTTAATGGAGGATCATTGCAGAAATTAAATTACCTGTTGAAAGAATGATATATCTGGGCAAAGCCGTCTTACATCCTTATCGATTTGCAGCAATACTTCATTGTCtttaaaaaatgtattccaGTTGCTTTCGGGCCCGTCACTCAATGGATGATCGACGCAGCCGGATTGGTGCTGGTCTCCGTCACTGGGTGGAATAACCATTTCCTCTGAAATAACTTATTTCTGTTACTATCACAAATATATTGGCATCCTTTTTCACAAACCAATGAACTGTTTATACAATTCTCGTTTCTTCGCTAGAGTCGTTGACCATGTGTCCTTTTTCGGACCCAAATATCCCAGCATTAATTTCCAACATAGTGAGCGTAATCCATTACAGTCGGGAATACCTACATTTGTGAGCAAATTAGGGGCGTATCAATCACGTTTCATTTGTTATCATAACTCTACAAACCATAGAAGCAAAAGTCTCTGAGAGATTTCAAATCGATAGCATCTTGCTGTAAAATATCTTCCAGACCAGCAACCCTATTGAAGAGAAAGCGGATTAATGAATAGGGTTCAACAACTTTTAATTCAATAGGGATATACATTTGCTTACCTTATTTTATAGAGAGACATACCCGGTGCATCAATAATACTATATTAGTGGAATGTTAAAAAATCGACTCAGTGGTTGGCCGAATCTTCCTTGAACGAACAATAAATTCGTTCTGTTTACAATGAATCTAGTTGCTTGTAGGTTTCGTTTCATTGAAGATATGCGATCGGTTCAACATCGTTCAATTTACTAACTACAGTGAAGATTCCATGCACagataaattaaaacaaacacAAATCGACATTCGTGTTTTGGTAGAGTGAACATCATATATCCCAGAAGAATTCATTTTAACCAAACAGCGCATTTATAAAATGCCAAACGAATGAAGGAATGAACGCGCTGGCAGATAATAAAGACACTGAAATAGTCATGACAGGAGTTTAGAACTGAATCCAATTCGCGACTACAAAGTTAAATAAGGCAATCCATAAGACAGCTGCGATCAgctgacgatttttgtttaccttgatTTTTTGGCATATTCTGACCGGACTGACAGAACAATTCAAAGGAAAATGTTAAGCACGGTTTACACCAGAAGTGAGTTCCGTTCAACTGCATACacactttgttttgatttcgattgtcaGTCCCATCGCTGAATGTCCTCATGGATAGCCTAATTCGTAAGGTACAATCTGGCAGTTTCTTATAAGTTTGTACTGTTGAGACTTTTGCATAAGGAGCAGAGAAGCgacatctaattttttttactatggattttgacaggtttgcttgttcgttcttttttgtgggataaatttatcccccagtgtcaaattaccccaatactgatttgttttgcaatagtatgtgcgtgaattttgaatgtttacgtttttccaggagaatatgatgcaaaacgcccataccactcaataatgcaacatgatataatcatgagaaaatagagaaaaaaaataacgaatTATCAATTCAAACAATTGtacactcgattccatgcttcaaacttaagaatgttcaacttatttgctcaattatcTAGAATGCTAGTTGCATAAGGTACTGTCCATGCCTTTGTTCGTTTCATATCATTTTCATCCTCGCAAatgtttatgttgcattcgcagtgtactcgtattggtgattcagaaaagatgtgacaaagatggcgtagcttgtcatccccgtgatAAGGAGtgattggcggccatgtttcacacACATTCTGATAGATAGTAATacgtatagatagtggaatatatagatgagcgaagataaatcctctgtctccaaacgaactgtcaaacgtgtctccaaacgagcatgacgtcacgatttcaatgaaaacgttaagggctgtgacgtcatatgcgcgtgtgcacgggcaaaaaaatcgactaagccatgctttcgctcatctatagattctactatctatagtaatACGTTCATACACCTACGCACTTAAGGACAAACATCGTATATTTGAATCATTTCAACCTCTGAACACTTAAAAAATGGCAGAAACATGCAACGTTTCGACAACGTATCGGCGTTGGATTACCTTAGTAAGCAATTTACACATGAATACAGAATTGATTCGGTACAAAAACAGATTCTCCTATATGCACTTCGCGAGTTAGGTCGATCTTTACCGGCTTACAAAAGCTCGATGCATTAATATTGCAACATTGAAAGAACGTGAATTTGAATTGGTCCCATTCATAAACAACATTTTTTCGCATAAACTTGATACAATTGAGCTCCtatcaaaaaatatgttttatgtataCGATCGAGGCAGTCACGAGAGTAAGAAGGACAAGTCAGGTTGACGCTCAGCGAGCTTGATCGATACTCCGGTACAAAGTTGATAGATTTTTCctactgaaaatgttttttttctcgaGATGCAGGCAAAttacccaacttcggaagtaatGCGCTTTATTCGTATAAAATATGCGCTAAACAATGCATCGtttaattttaaagataaaactTCGGACGAAAGTTCGGTTCGCGGAAGTCCCGggggggctgtcagtttgaatatgaatctaaaCCATTCATTTTCcaagcagctgttctagattcattttttataccagtcaactgtcaaaaacttaaaactggtataacgcctTGTTTTATTTTCTGATGATTTGAACCAATGTTGGAGtgaaatcaaaagtaattcagtatcattctaaattttcgaccactattctagtttgaatctggagcaaaatagagcaaattcgctggtttccccagcagtgtaccgttcatgtttttaaaagttTGTTTTAGTTCATGAATGTGTCATTTTATGTACGGATCAATCCGTATTCGTAATTatggcgcctttcttggcagcaacgtaattaattcatttaaatgaaaattgaaaaaaaaacatggattAAACACTGCTTGGGAAACCAGTtagttctattttgctccagattcaaactagaataggggtcgaaaatttggaatgaaactgaatcactactgatttcactctatcTAAGGAGTAAATTTAACTGAATAGCGTTTTAGGAAACATCCATACATTAAGAAATGCTTAGAGTGAGATTTTTgggttacgtaattaatgaatcTTCTCTTAGATAACATGTAATATAAACTAGCAAAGGTAACTTGTAAACGGTCTACAAACTTGATTGACgataatagacgaatccaagtaaaaataagaagaagacgcaCGACgatgttaactttgacagatcctacagcacagtataggaagatcattttaaaatgcttataataaattctagacgatatgtaattaaaatctgattgatgtataatatagaaaaagttccgaactttagagtgaaatcagtagtgattcagtttcattctaaattttcgaccactattctagtttgaatctggagcaaaatagaacaaactctctggtttccccagcagtgttccattcatgtttttcaaattttcaattaaatgaaatcattatgttgctggCAAGacaggcgccgtaattgcaaagtggatggATCCGTAGCTAAAATGACGCATaaatacaccaaaacaattggaaaatatttgaatctcgcgattcagccccgaacgattcgaatcactgctgattttactcttatgttagatatatttttgttaaatatttaaaaaattgagataattttccaaatatgtaattcagaactttttccgtatactgtgctgtaggatctgtcaaagttcttgtttttatttggattcgtctataagtAAAAAGTCCGTGCTAATTCCAATTAGTTAACTTTTTAAATGGCTGTAACATCTATGATATGTCACTTAttatatataaatatttctaGATTTTGTTCACATTCAACTTGTTTTTGAAATCAGATCAAAAGCGCACATTGTTTGAGATTCTTATTAGAACTTGACTCTACACGGAACGATTTTCCGTAGTAAAAATCGCAAATTCATACActtataaaaatccacacatttttattggcaaattaGAGAGAAGATCCATTAATGTGTGAA comes from Armigeres subalbatus isolate Guangzhou_Male chromosome 2, GZ_Asu_2, whole genome shotgun sequence and encodes:
- the LOC134211575 gene encoding TBC1 domain family member 13, whose product is MSLYKIRVAGLEDILQQDAIDLKSLRDFCFYGIPDCNGLRSLCWKLMLGYLGPKKDTWSTTLAKKRELYKQFIEEMVIPPSDGDQHQSGCVDHPLSDGPESNWNTFFKDNEVLLQIDKDVRRLCPDISFFQQATEFPCESVVSHNRERKLHVRVAPTTLSSANVERKGLGVTKINLITKRATESYEAMDEGHEAHWEVVERILFLYAKLNPGQGYVQGMNEIIGPIYYVMASDPNLDYRQHAEADCFFCFTALMGEIRDFFIKTLDESEDGIKAMMAKLSNMLKEKDYEIWSRLRDQELYPQYYSFRWLTLLLSQEFPLPDVLRIWDSVLADEKRYNFLVKVCCAMIMLLREQILENDFANNVKLLQNFPPMDIKVVLKKATSLE